GCATTCCGCCAAAGATTCGAAGATAGGTGAAATCCTTGCCCGGGTGGAGCCGGATGATCTGAACAAATTCGGGTTGATCCCGGAAATTATCGGCAGGCTGCCTCTCTACTGCTCGCTGGATGAGCTGGATGAGAATGCCCTTTTGAACATCCTCACTGAACCAAGGAATGCCCTTGTAAAGCAATACAAACGTTTGTTCGAGCTGGACGGCATCGATCTCGAATTCGATTCGAAAGCGCTGGACAAGGTGGTTCAAATCAGCGTTAATAAAGGCACAGGCGCACGGGGTCTCAGGAGTGTAATGGGCAGGGCGATGATGGATATCATGTTTCGCATCCCCTCGATGCCCGGAGTAAAAAAGGTAATTATTACTGCGGAAACAATTGAAAATAACACAATGCCTATTATCGAGAGCGGGGACGGCGCTGTTCTCAAGATAGCATGATAAATACTCTGAAAAAGGAGTCTGTAGTCCCACATGCCCGAAAATAAGGATAAATCCATTCTATCGTCAGAACGCAATTCCGAAGATGTCTCAAGTTTTCCGGAGGAAATGCCCCTTTTGCCGCTCCGGGATGTCGTACTGTTTCCCTACATGGTAGTACCGATTCTCGTTATGCGGGAATCTTCCATCGGGGCATTACAGGCTGCCCTGGTAAGGGACCGCTTTATTTTTCTCGTCCTCCAGAAAGATCCGGAAGTCGAAAACCCCCAGATGAACGACATCTATCGAACAGGAGTGGTCGGAAGGGCGCTGCAGGTGCTCAAGCTCCCCAACGGGACAGCCAAGGTACTGGTTGAAGGCCTGGTCCGCGGGGAGATAACCGGCATGGAGAAGGCGGAGGACCACTACCGGGTCCAGGTGAATATACAGAAGAGAGAAGGGGAGGCCACCTCACGGTTCAAGGCGCTGGTACGGAATGTATCCGGCAGTTTCTCCACCTATGTGAAGCTTTCCAAGGGTATACCCGATGAAGTGCTCATGAATCTCCCCCCCGCTGATGATCCTCAACGCCTGGCTGATACCATTTCCGCGCACCTCATGGTGAAGCAGGACATCAGGCAGAATCTCCTCGATACAGCAACTGTCCGTGACCAGTTGACCATCCTGGCCGGCATTCTGGTAGAGGAAACCGAAATCCTGGAGCTTGAGCAGACCATCGACAAAGAGGTACGTGAGCGGCTTCAGAAATCCCAGAAGGACTTCTACCTGCATGAACAGATGCGGGTTATCAAGGAAGAACTGGGCGAGGACGACGAGAGCGACGGCGAAATCAAGGATCTGGAGGAGCGCATCAAGAAATCCGGCATGCCGGAGGAGGCTTCTCACAAGGCGATGGAGGAACTGGCAAAGCTCCGAAAGATGCATATAATGTCGCCTGAATCCACCGTGGTTCGGAATTACCTGGACTGGCTGCTTTCTCTTCCCTGGAAAAAGCGCACCCGGGACAATCTGGATATAAACAAGGCCAAGACTATTCTGGATGAGGATCATTTTAGCCTTGAAAAACCGAAGGAGCGTATCCTCGAATACCTGGCGGTGCTCAAGCTGGCTAAAAAAATACGGGGTCCTATTCTTTGCTTCACCGGTCCTCCCGGAACGGGGAAAACCTCGCTGGGGAAGAGCGTTGCCCGGGCGCTCGGGAGGAAGTTCGTGCGGGTCTCCCTCGGCGGCATCCGTGATGAGGCGGAAATACGGGGGCACCGTCGGACCTACATCGGTTCCCTTCCGGGACGGATAATTCAGAACATGAAAAAAGCAGGCACCAGGAATCCGGTTTTTCTCCTCGATGAGATCGACAAGATCGGCATGGATTTCCGGGGGGACCCGTCATCGGCCCTTCTCGAGGTGCTCGATCCCGAACAAAACAACAGCTTCAGCGATCATTTTCTCGAGGTGGACTTCGATCTTTCCGAAGTGCTGTTCATTACCACTGCCAATTTCGAGGACAATATTCCTATTCCTCTCCTGGACCGTATGGAGATCATCCAGCTTTCGGGTTATCTGGAATATGAAAAAATCGGTATAGCGGAAAAGCACCTCATCCCGAAACAGATGGAAGCCTGCGGGCTTACTGAAAATCTTATCGCTTTCGATCGCGAAGCCCTTATCAAGACAATCAACCGGTATACCGCCGAGGCGGGGGTGCGGAATCTCGAACGCTCCATCGCCACTATTTGCCGCAAAGTAGCACGTGAGGTGGTGTCCAGGAAAAAAAATGGGAAGCATGTCATAACCGTCCGGAATCTCCAGAAATATCTCGGCATTCCGAAAGTCCGGGAAAAACGCATCGAAAAAATCGATCAGGTCGGAATGGCAATCGGCCTTGCCTGGACACCGGTCGGGGGAGAGATTCTTTACATCGAGACTTCGTTCATGCCTGGAAAGGGCGAGCTTATCCTTACCGGACATCTGGGAGATGTGATGAAGGAAAGCGCCCGGGCGGCGCTGACCTACGCCAAATCCAACATGGCAGCCCTGGGAATAGGTGAAGGCGCGTTCGACAACAAGGATGTGCATATCCATGTGCCGGAGGGCGCTATTCCGAAGGATGGCCCCTCTGCCGGGGTTTCGATCATAACCTCCCTGGTATCGGCGGCGAGCGGAATCCCGGTATCGCGGAATGTAGCCATGACCGGAGAGATTACTCTCAGAGGCAATGTGCTTCCTATCGGAGGGATAAAAGAGAAATCACTGGCCGCCAAAAGGAGCGGAATAAAAACGGTGATCATTCCAAAAAAGAATGAAGCCGATCTGGGCGATCTCCCGGATGAGATAAAGAAAAACCTTACCTTTATTCTTGCGGAGCATATCGAAGATGTCCTTCTCCATGCGCTGGTTAGATCCTGAAACGGTTTCATCGTTCCCGCTTCTATTTCGAAAAACAATTTCGGTTATGTCGTTAAGTCAGCAGCATACAGTAAATAAGAGAATTGAGTGCTTCTGTGTCTTTAAAATCCCCCCTGCCTTCGGCATCCCCCCTTATTAAGGGGGGAATTTAGGGAGAGGATTCTGTCAAATCCTAATAAATGTTTACATATTACTACAATTTTCTTTTTCCCCCCTTAATAAGGGGGGTAGGGGGGATTAACCCTTCGGATGATCTCTTTAGCTTACTTAACGACATAACCGAAAAAACAATTATCTATGACGTCAAGTATACATCTGGAATTTTATCGTTCGGTATTTTCCCTGAAGGATCTGCCTGTTTCCGGATTACCGGAGATATGTATATCCGGAAGGTCG
This is a stretch of genomic DNA from Candidatus Latescibacter sp.. It encodes these proteins:
- the lon gene encoding endopeptidase La encodes the protein MPENKDKSILSSERNSEDVSSFPEEMPLLPLRDVVLFPYMVVPILVMRESSIGALQAALVRDRFIFLVLQKDPEVENPQMNDIYRTGVVGRALQVLKLPNGTAKVLVEGLVRGEITGMEKAEDHYRVQVNIQKREGEATSRFKALVRNVSGSFSTYVKLSKGIPDEVLMNLPPADDPQRLADTISAHLMVKQDIRQNLLDTATVRDQLTILAGILVEETEILELEQTIDKEVRERLQKSQKDFYLHEQMRVIKEELGEDDESDGEIKDLEERIKKSGMPEEASHKAMEELAKLRKMHIMSPESTVVRNYLDWLLSLPWKKRTRDNLDINKAKTILDEDHFSLEKPKERILEYLAVLKLAKKIRGPILCFTGPPGTGKTSLGKSVARALGRKFVRVSLGGIRDEAEIRGHRRTYIGSLPGRIIQNMKKAGTRNPVFLLDEIDKIGMDFRGDPSSALLEVLDPEQNNSFSDHFLEVDFDLSEVLFITTANFEDNIPIPLLDRMEIIQLSGYLEYEKIGIAEKHLIPKQMEACGLTENLIAFDREALIKTINRYTAEAGVRNLERSIATICRKVAREVVSRKKNGKHVITVRNLQKYLGIPKVREKRIEKIDQVGMAIGLAWTPVGGEILYIETSFMPGKGELILTGHLGDVMKESARAALTYAKSNMAALGIGEGAFDNKDVHIHVPEGAIPKDGPSAGVSIITSLVSAASGIPVSRNVAMTGEITLRGNVLPIGGIKEKSLAAKRSGIKTVIIPKKNEADLGDLPDEIKKNLTFILAEHIEDVLLHALVRS